GCCGGTGCGCGGCTGCGGGTCGCCGAAGTGGAAGGCGAGTCCGGCGGGGGTGAGCCGGGGGTTCTGGAAGACGTGGGCGCAGTCGCGGCACACGTCGACTCCGAAGGTGCCGGGTCTGCCCTGGAGGAGGTCGGGCACGCGGAACCGGGTGCGCAGGCGCGGCGAGCCGCACCAGGGGCACTGCGCGCGGCGCGGGGCGAGGAACCGTTCGGTGCCGTGGGCGAGTTCGGCGAGGCAGGCGGCGCGGCGGCGGGCGGTCACCTGTGGGGCGGCGGGCGAGGACGGCATCGGCGGCTCCCGGGACGGGCAGTCACATACAGGTACGGACGGATGCATACCCGTACACATACGCGTACACAGGCAAAGGGGAACGTATGGGATCGCGATCTTGGGTGCAACGACGTGCCGCCCGCGTGGTGGGCCGGTGGCGCCGCCCCGTTCCATCGGTGCCGGTACTGTTCGGCGAATGAGCTCGCTTAATCTCGACGACTTCACCGATCTGATCGAGCGCCCCGACGGCGGGGTGCGCCGGGATGCCGAGGCGCGCCGGGAACGCCGGATCGTGCCGCCCGGGTCGCTGGGGCGCCTCGACGACCTGGGTGAGTGGCTGGCGGCGGCGCAGGGCACCGCGGTGGTGCGGCCGGTCGGACAGCCGCGGGTGGTGCTGTTCGCCGGTGACCACGGCATCGCCGGGCTGGACGTGTCGGCGCGGCCCGCGGGCAGCGCCCACGAGCTGGTGCGCGGGGTGCTGGAGGGGGCCCGGCCGGTGGCCGTGCTGGCCCGGCGGCTCGGGGTGCCGGTGCGGGTCGTGGACATGGCGCTGGACTGCGATCCGGACACCCTCCCCGCGGCCGTCGTGCGGCACCGGGTGCGGCGCGGCAGCGGGCGGATCGACATCGAGGACGCGCTGACCGCGCAGGAGGCGGAGGCCGCGTTCCTGGCCGGTGTCGCGGTGGCCGACGAGGAGGCCGACGCGGGGACCGACCTGGTGGTCCTCGGCGACATCAGCGTCGGCGGCACCACGGCGGCGGGC
Above is a genomic segment from Streptomyces glaucescens containing:
- the cobT gene encoding nicotinate-nucleotide--dimethylbenzimidazole phosphoribosyltransferase, encoding MSSLNLDDFTDLIERPDGGVRRDAEARRERRIVPPGSLGRLDDLGEWLAAAQGTAVVRPVGQPRVVLFAGDHGIAGLDVSARPAGSAHELVRGVLEGARPVAVLARRLGVPVRVVDMALDCDPDTLPAAVVRHRVRRGSGRIDIEDALTAQEAEAAFLAGVAVADEEADAGTDLVVLGDISVGGTTAAGVLVAALCGTDASVVTGRGGLAIDDLAWMRKCAAIRDALRRARPVLGDQLKLLATVGGADLTAMTGFLLQSAVRKMPVILDGVVTAACALVGQRIAFRAPDWWLAGHDSGEPGQAKALDRMALEPLLTHGVKVGEGAGGLLALPLVQSAAALAAELPEREPAGEAGEGGDAPGGADADGAAQKQDA